In the genome of Segatella copri, one region contains:
- a CDS encoding phosphatase PAP2 family protein has protein sequence MKKKKLIIIALSMLMVLPVYSQDKRYHGDGIDDVLRFVPTIAVFGLKACGVEAESTWQRRIGAQVLAFGVNAAVTYSLKHTIHEKRPDGTDNHSFPSGHTSVAFSGATVLMHEYRKVSPWIGVAGYAVATTVAVDRVRRNRHHWGDVVAGAAIGVASAEAGYLLGDWILGKKKKKAKEMDGELEKENGVNDNLSLSVAPTGIEFAIKL, from the coding sequence ATGAAGAAAAAAAAGTTGATTATAATAGCTTTGAGTATGCTGATGGTACTTCCAGTTTACTCCCAGGACAAGCGTTATCATGGCGACGGCATTGATGATGTTCTTCGCTTTGTTCCTACCATTGCCGTCTTTGGATTGAAGGCGTGTGGAGTGGAGGCTGAAAGTACTTGGCAGCGAAGAATCGGTGCCCAGGTACTGGCATTTGGTGTGAATGCTGCCGTGACATATTCACTGAAGCATACTATCCATGAGAAACGTCCAGATGGAACGGACAATCATTCGTTTCCTTCGGGGCATACCTCTGTCGCCTTTTCTGGAGCCACGGTCCTGATGCATGAATACCGCAAGGTGTCGCCTTGGATTGGTGTGGCAGGTTATGCTGTGGCTACTACCGTGGCGGTGGATAGAGTAAGACGAAATCGCCATCACTGGGGTGATGTTGTGGCTGGTGCCGCCATTGGTGTGGCTTCTGCTGAGGCTGGCTATCTGCTGGGTGACTGGATTCTGGGAAAGAAAAAGAAGAAAGCAAAGGAAATGGATGGGGAGTTGGAAAAGGAGAATGGGGTGAACGATAACCTCAGTCTCTCGGTTGCTCCTACAGGCATCGAATTTGCCATCAAACTATAA
- the mtaB gene encoding tRNA (N(6)-L-threonylcarbamoyladenosine(37)-C(2))-methylthiotransferase MtaB: MIDSSAFQGKKAAYYTLGCKLNFSETSTFGKMLEDMGVITAQKGEKADICLINTCSVTEVADHKCRQAIHRMVRQNPGAFVIVTGCYAQLESENVSKIEGVDLVLGANEKAHLIQYLSDAWAKKFAAENGLSANGEDLEQTDSALHQHHSVKTKEIKTFQPSCSRGNRTRYFLKVQDGCNYYCTYCTIPFARGNSRNPSIESLVAQCEQAAAEGGKEIVITGVNIGDFGQTTHERFLDLVKAMDQVEGIKRYRISSLEPDLCDDDLIAYCAESRAFMPHFHIPLQSGSDEVLKLMHRRYDKALFAHKVNLIKEKMPDAFIGVDVMVGCRGETPECFEECYEFLKSLPVTQLHVFPYSERPGTAALKIPYVVEEKEKKLRSKRLLELSDQKTQEFYAQYIGTEAEVLFEKAPRGKAMHGFTRNYVRVELSSALAKEEYDNQLIKVRLGDFNHDKTALKGEIVDGL, encoded by the coding sequence ATGATAGATTCAAGTGCCTTCCAAGGCAAAAAGGCTGCCTATTATACTTTGGGCTGCAAACTCAACTTCTCGGAAACTTCTACTTTTGGCAAGATGCTCGAAGATATGGGTGTCATTACTGCTCAGAAGGGGGAGAAAGCAGACATTTGTCTCATCAATACCTGTTCGGTGACCGAAGTTGCCGACCATAAGTGCCGTCAGGCCATCCATCGCATGGTGCGCCAGAACCCTGGTGCCTTCGTTATCGTTACCGGCTGCTATGCGCAGTTGGAATCGGAGAATGTGAGCAAGATTGAAGGCGTTGACCTGGTGCTTGGAGCCAATGAGAAGGCACACTTGATTCAATATCTCAGCGATGCGTGGGCTAAGAAGTTTGCTGCAGAGAACGGACTATCTGCCAACGGAGAGGATCTGGAGCAGACAGATTCTGCACTTCATCAGCACCACAGCGTGAAGACCAAGGAGATCAAGACTTTCCAGCCTTCATGCTCCCGTGGTAACCGCACCCGCTATTTCCTGAAGGTACAGGATGGCTGCAACTACTATTGCACCTATTGCACCATTCCTTTCGCCCGTGGCAACTCCCGTAACCCAAGCATCGAGTCGCTCGTGGCTCAATGTGAGCAGGCGGCAGCCGAGGGTGGTAAGGAAATCGTGATTACCGGTGTGAACATCGGTGACTTCGGTCAGACCACCCACGAACGATTCCTCGACCTCGTGAAGGCGATGGATCAGGTGGAGGGTATCAAGCGTTATCGTATCTCCAGTCTGGAACCAGACCTTTGCGATGACGATCTCATTGCCTATTGCGCAGAGAGCCGTGCCTTCATGCCTCACTTCCACATCCCATTGCAGAGTGGAAGCGACGAGGTGCTCAAGCTGATGCACCGTCGTTACGACAAGGCGCTCTTCGCCCACAAGGTGAACCTCATCAAGGAAAAGATGCCTGATGCCTTCATCGGTGTAGATGTGATGGTGGGTTGTCGTGGCGAGACCCCAGAGTGCTTTGAGGAATGCTATGAGTTCCTGAAGAGTCTGCCTGTTACGCAGCTCCATGTGTTCCCATATTCCGAGCGTCCTGGAACTGCTGCCTTAAAGATTCCATACGTGGTAGAGGAGAAGGAAAAGAAGTTGCGCTCTAAGCGCCTTTTGGAGTTGAGCGACCAGAAGACTCAGGAGTTCTATGCCCAGTATATCGGTACGGAAGCTGAAGTTCTTTTTGAAAAAGCACCAAGAGGCAAGGCGATGCATGGCTTCACCAGGAACTATGTTCGTGTAGAACTTTCATCAGCCCTTGCCAAGGAGGAATATGACAACCAGCTCATCAAGGTTCGCCTGGGTGATTTCAATCACGACAAGACGGCGTTGAAGGGGGAGATAGTTGATGGTTTATAG
- a CDS encoding MFS transporter — protein MIQLKENRGIPRSILLMMAIIAGLTVANCYYNQPLLELIRHDLGITEQSANLITVITQIGYALGLFFLIPLGDMFSRKKLILANMTIAAVMAIVMAVAQNVWMLWGASLLIGACSVIPQFFIPIAGQFSEPKNKSRNMGIVLSGLLTGILASRVISGYIGEWLGWREMFFIAALVMIACMGVMLLMMPEMKRNYVGTYRGLMTTVAEIFILHPSIRIYSIRAAFGFGSMMAIWSCLAFHLAQPPFKAGSDMVGMLGLCGIMGAMAASGVGKLVPKFGIHKFSLLGAGMQIIAWGIALLFGDTYAGLIAAIILVDIGLQCQQLSNQSGCLQEIPQASNRANTIFMTTYFIGGSLGTFCAGYVWTRANWLGVCIVGITFAFISLAITLSNKK, from the coding sequence ATGATACAGCTAAAAGAAAATCGGGGCATTCCCCGCAGCATTCTCCTGATGATGGCCATCATCGCAGGACTCACCGTAGCCAACTGCTACTACAATCAGCCGCTTCTCGAACTGATCCGTCATGATCTGGGCATTACCGAGCAAAGCGCCAACCTCATTACCGTGATTACCCAAATAGGTTACGCACTGGGACTGTTTTTTCTCATTCCTCTGGGTGACATGTTCTCACGCAAGAAGCTCATCCTTGCGAATATGACCATTGCAGCCGTGATGGCCATCGTGATGGCTGTAGCGCAAAACGTATGGATGCTCTGGGGAGCTTCGTTGCTGATTGGTGCCTGTTCCGTGATTCCGCAGTTCTTCATCCCGATAGCAGGACAGTTTTCTGAGCCCAAGAACAAGAGCAGGAATATGGGTATTGTACTCTCCGGACTGCTCACGGGTATTCTTGCCTCGCGAGTAATCAGCGGCTACATCGGCGAATGGCTGGGATGGCGGGAGATGTTTTTCATTGCCGCCCTCGTCATGATTGCCTGCATGGGCGTGATGCTATTGATGATGCCAGAGATGAAGCGCAACTATGTGGGTACCTACAGAGGACTGATGACCACCGTGGCAGAGATCTTCATCCTCCACCCTTCCATCCGCATCTACTCCATCCGTGCAGCCTTCGGTTTCGGCAGCATGATGGCAATATGGTCTTGCCTCGCCTTCCATCTTGCCCAACCTCCTTTCAAGGCAGGAAGCGACATGGTGGGAATGCTCGGACTTTGCGGAATCATGGGAGCCATGGCGGCAAGTGGCGTAGGAAAGCTGGTTCCTAAGTTCGGCATTCATAAATTCAGCCTGCTTGGAGCAGGCATGCAGATCATTGCCTGGGGAATAGCCTTGCTCTTCGGCGACACCTATGCAGGACTCATCGCAGCCATCATTTTGGTTGATATAGGTCTGCAATGTCAGCAGCTCAGCAACCAGAGCGGTTGTCTGCAGGAGATTCCACAGGCATCCAACCGTGCCAATACCATCTTCATGACAACCTATTTCATTGGCGGTTCACTCGGTACTTTCTGTGCCGGATACGTATGGACCCGCGCCAACTGGCTAGGAGTCTGCATCGTGGGCATTACCTTTGCGTTCATTTCCTTAGCCATTACACTAAGTAACAAGAAATAA
- a CDS encoding DUF4861 domain-containing protein has translation MMKKQMMMALVSLMTLSAQAQANFEVSVSNPSKSAKTDAPVVIDLSKLGSIGAIQRAVVKVDGKEIPSQLDDTNRDCTNDELCFLVDLGKKETKTYQVQLYQEGEQVQYPARTFAELCLPSKNKKLAKNKQDIYLRSISFDKKTKDVYHYVHSHGVCFESELVAMRVYFDNRQTIDLYGKINKGLVVYDTQFYPSEEQLQAGSGDDCLWVGNTYGLGALRGWDGKNQLHLNDVKYQEQRVISEGPLRAIVEVVDNGWVPAPGLKPVNATIRYTIYAGHRDFDVDVFFNKDASDYQFATGLINVKGSSEFADGKGLRGCYGSDWPTGKDDGKHKLETVGLGIYVPQSALVSQEPANKDCYTQVVKPTGNKLSYKLAYTSANETYGFKGEKEWYQWLKDWKKQIEEPVKVAVSCSIR, from the coding sequence ATGATGAAGAAACAAATGATGATGGCGCTGGTATCGCTGATGACCTTATCAGCCCAGGCTCAGGCGAATTTCGAAGTGTCGGTATCCAACCCTTCCAAATCGGCTAAGACCGATGCTCCGGTGGTTATCGACCTCAGTAAGTTAGGATCCATTGGCGCTATTCAGCGTGCCGTGGTTAAGGTGGATGGCAAGGAGATTCCTTCCCAGCTCGACGACACCAATCGCGATTGCACCAACGATGAGCTCTGTTTCCTGGTTGACCTCGGCAAGAAAGAAACCAAGACCTATCAGGTGCAGCTCTATCAGGAGGGCGAACAGGTACAGTATCCGGCCCGTACCTTTGCCGAACTTTGCTTGCCTAGCAAGAACAAGAAGTTGGCAAAGAACAAGCAGGACATCTATCTGCGCAGCATCTCTTTCGACAAGAAGACCAAGGATGTCTATCACTACGTGCATTCTCATGGCGTCTGCTTCGAGAGTGAACTGGTTGCCATGCGTGTCTATTTCGACAATCGCCAGACCATCGACCTCTATGGCAAGATTAACAAGGGACTGGTTGTCTATGATACCCAGTTCTATCCATCCGAAGAACAGCTGCAGGCTGGTTCTGGCGACGACTGCCTTTGGGTAGGCAACACCTACGGATTGGGCGCTCTGCGTGGGTGGGATGGCAAGAATCAGCTGCATCTCAACGATGTGAAGTATCAGGAGCAGCGGGTTATCTCCGAAGGTCCGCTCCGTGCCATCGTCGAAGTGGTGGATAATGGTTGGGTGCCAGCTCCAGGTTTGAAGCCTGTGAATGCCACTATCCGTTACACCATCTATGCCGGTCATCGCGATTTTGATGTAGATGTGTTCTTCAACAAGGATGCTTCCGATTATCAGTTTGCCACAGGTCTTATCAATGTGAAGGGCTCCAGCGAGTTTGCTGATGGCAAGGGATTGCGTGGCTGTTACGGAAGCGACTGGCCAACGGGCAAGGATGACGGCAAGCATAAGCTGGAGACTGTGGGCTTGGGAATCTACGTGCCACAGTCGGCATTGGTTAGCCAGGAACCAGCCAACAAGGATTGCTATACCCAGGTGGTGAAACCTACCGGTAATAAGCTGAGCTATAAGCTTGCTTATACCAGTGCCAACGAAACCTATGGTTTTAAGGGCGAGAAGGAGTGGTATCAGTGGTTGAAGGATTGGAAGAAGCAGATAGAAGAGCCTGTCAAGGTGGCTGTTTCCTGCAGCATCCGATAA
- a CDS encoding gliding motility protein GldB, whose protein sequence is MKKIFDYIVILAIILLCSACEFKFKPNEEADAVPLTVQRYDRLQSRYLTTGDFSALQQMNTDYPIETRTLIEKMLQLGTITDANISNRFLMFYQDSTLQALIADAEAEYANMDDINDQLKKAFGRLHDWIPELPQPYFYAQIGALDQSIVVGEHSVGISLDKYMGPDYPLYKKFYTTQQRSTMQRQYIVPDCLTFYLLSNYQMKNFDTRAQLDRDLHMGKIMWAVNKAMGKDVFETKYVKTIQAFVKRNPKITVKELLQDEDYSPIEALHKD, encoded by the coding sequence GTGAAAAAGATATTTGATTATATTGTCATATTAGCAATCATACTGCTTTGTTCGGCTTGCGAGTTTAAGTTCAAGCCGAATGAGGAAGCCGATGCTGTACCTCTCACGGTGCAGCGCTACGACCGCTTGCAGAGCAGATACCTCACTACTGGTGATTTTTCAGCCCTTCAGCAGATGAACACCGATTATCCGATAGAAACCCGTACGCTGATTGAGAAGATGCTGCAGTTGGGCACCATTACTGATGCCAACATCAGCAACCGTTTCCTGATGTTCTATCAGGATTCCACCCTGCAGGCTCTGATAGCCGATGCAGAGGCGGAATACGCCAACATGGATGATATCAACGACCAGCTCAAGAAGGCGTTCGGCCGTTTGCACGATTGGATTCCAGAACTTCCTCAGCCTTATTTCTATGCCCAGATAGGTGCCTTAGACCAGAGCATTGTGGTGGGTGAGCATTCCGTGGGCATCTCGCTCGATAAGTATATGGGCCCGGATTATCCGCTCTACAAGAAGTTCTATACAACCCAGCAGCGCAGCACCATGCAGCGCCAGTATATCGTGCCCGATTGTCTTACCTTCTATCTGCTCAGCAACTATCAGATGAAGAACTTTGATACCCGTGCGCAGTTGGACCGTGACCTTCACATGGGCAAGATTATGTGGGCTGTGAACAAGGCGATGGGCAAGGATGTGTTCGAAACCAAGTATGTGAAGACTATCCAGGCTTTTGTGAAGCGTAATCCGAAGATTACCGTGAAGGAGTTGCTTCAGGATGAAGACTATTCGCCTATCGAGGCGTTGCACAAGGATTAG
- a CDS encoding glycosyltransferase family 2 protein, with protein MAKVAIVILNWNGQQMLAKYLPNVVEYSRQDAEIWVADNSSSDQSMLLLETQFPHVKTIVLEQNFGFAEGYNRALKEIEAEYYVLLNSDVEVSHHWLTPLIEFMDSHPQVAACQPKLLAEYDKDSFEYAGACGGFLDKYGYPFCRGRIFDTVERDNGQYDYQQEVLWATGACMMIRSKDYWEAGGLDGRFFAHNEEIDLCWRLRLMGRKIYCIPESEVYHVGGGTLPKSNPMKTFLNFRNNLTMLYKNLSDSDLKHVMRVRWFLDYLAAFEMLILKHNMGDLKAIFKARKAFQTWKHDFDEDRKKIQANRVAGEIPQVFDCSILWQYYAKGKKIFSKL; from the coding sequence ATGGCAAAAGTTGCAATCGTAATATTAAACTGGAACGGGCAGCAGATGCTTGCCAAGTATCTGCCTAATGTCGTGGAGTATTCACGGCAGGATGCCGAGATATGGGTGGCGGACAACAGTTCGTCAGACCAATCCATGCTCCTCTTGGAAACCCAGTTTCCTCATGTCAAGACCATCGTCCTGGAGCAGAACTTCGGTTTTGCCGAGGGCTACAATCGGGCATTGAAGGAGATAGAAGCCGAGTATTATGTGCTTCTGAACAGTGATGTAGAGGTTTCGCATCATTGGCTCACTCCGCTCATTGAGTTCATGGATTCCCATCCGCAGGTGGCAGCTTGCCAGCCTAAGCTCCTGGCGGAATACGACAAGGATAGTTTCGAATATGCCGGGGCTTGTGGTGGATTCCTCGATAAGTATGGTTACCCGTTCTGTCGGGGCCGCATCTTCGATACCGTGGAGCGTGACAATGGACAGTATGATTACCAGCAGGAAGTGCTCTGGGCCACAGGTGCCTGCATGATGATCCGTTCCAAGGATTATTGGGAGGCTGGCGGCTTGGATGGTCGCTTCTTCGCCCACAATGAGGAGATAGATCTCTGTTGGCGATTGCGCCTGATGGGTAGAAAAATCTATTGCATTCCCGAGAGCGAAGTGTATCATGTGGGTGGTGGGACCTTGCCGAAAAGTAATCCGATGAAGACCTTTCTGAATTTCAGAAACAATTTAACGATGCTTTATAAGAATCTGAGTGATAGTGATTTGAAACATGTTATGAGGGTGAGGTGGTTCTTGGATTATCTGGCTGCTTTCGAGATGCTCATCCTGAAACACAACATGGGTGACCTCAAGGCTATTTTCAAGGCCCGCAAGGCTTTCCAGACATGGAAACATGATTTCGATGAAGACCGCAAGAAGATTCAGGCGAATAGAGTAGCGGGCGAAATCCCTCAGGTTTTCGACTGTTCCATCCTTTGGCAGTACTACGCTAAGGGCAAGAAAATCTTCTCGAAGTTGTAA
- a CDS encoding TIGR01212 family radical SAM protein (This family includes YhcC from E. coli K-12, an uncharacterized radical SAM protein.): MSLYNDFGTWIRKQFPDFRVQKISIDAGFSCPNRDGRISSGGCTYCDNRTFNPSYCDRKKSITEQLEEGKAFFCRKYPDMKYLAYFQAYTNTYAKVELLRQMYEEALQVEDVVGIVIGTRPDCMSDELLDYLEELNRRTFVLVEYGIESANDETLRRINRGHDFACCRDAVERTHARGILTGAHIIIGLPGEDAEESLRQAPIISSLPIDILKIHQMQIIRGTRLAQEYAEHPFHVYTVEEYIDVIVKYIRLLRKDLVLERFVSQSPKDLLIAPKWGLKNYEFTNLLNNKLKSLL, encoded by the coding sequence ATGTCATTGTACAACGATTTTGGAACATGGATCAGGAAGCAGTTTCCTGATTTCCGCGTTCAGAAGATTTCGATAGACGCTGGGTTCTCCTGTCCGAATAGGGATGGGAGAATATCGAGCGGTGGTTGCACTTATTGCGACAACCGGACGTTCAACCCTAGTTATTGCGACCGGAAGAAGTCGATAACGGAGCAGTTGGAGGAGGGAAAGGCCTTCTTCTGCAGAAAATATCCGGATATGAAGTATCTGGCTTACTTCCAGGCTTACACCAATACCTATGCTAAGGTGGAACTCCTCAGGCAGATGTACGAGGAGGCATTGCAGGTGGAGGATGTGGTGGGAATCGTGATAGGAACCCGCCCTGACTGCATGAGCGATGAACTGCTGGATTATCTGGAGGAGTTGAACCGGCGCACCTTCGTTCTCGTGGAGTATGGTATAGAAAGCGCCAACGATGAGACCTTGAGGCGAATCAATCGCGGTCACGACTTTGCCTGCTGCCGTGATGCTGTGGAGCGAACCCATGCCAGGGGAATCCTGACGGGAGCTCATATCATCATCGGTTTGCCTGGCGAGGACGCAGAAGAGAGCCTCAGGCAGGCTCCCATCATCTCATCCCTCCCTATCGACATCTTGAAGATTCATCAGATGCAGATTATCAGGGGAACCCGGTTGGCACAGGAATATGCAGAGCATCCCTTCCATGTCTATACGGTGGAGGAATACATAGATGTCATCGTAAAGTATATCCGGCTGCTCCGCAAAGACCTGGTGCTGGAGCGATTCGTCAGTCAATCGCCAAAAGATCTGCTTATCGCACCTAAATGGGGACTCAAGAACTACGAGTTTACCAATCTCCTGAATAATAAATTAAAGAGTTTATTATAA
- a CDS encoding prolyl oligopeptidase family serine peptidase: MMKTTTLSLKALTFSAALCASLGLSLSANAETIEVQKLKHAGPYPVATPWMADSVNVKGEKFSMEGVLDSPLSFTLLNNGKEVAASQLLADSKQNAIHLASFTVSNISRTKVTIEVKGLKQYRLFVDGEQVTVNGGKAETTLMPSSHTVVIKYLTESSDKDFKISISAADGKQLSVGESAASTKRAFNIYDVICMPNYASVQMSPNGKFMIVRKTWVDRQGKNHSINELRNSQTNKVVASFEEGVRWMPRTNKMYFTQKASDSSIAGEGKADGELQLITINPLNMDREVLAANIPDGWFQFTPDEKTLIYTLYTEGRKKDAQVYDVKEPDDRQPGWRSRSYLAKFDLASGVLQPLTFGYHNVYLSDISADSRYLLIGKSEERLTKRPTTLNSYYRLNLNDMSVETLIEKGEFLNGAQFSPDGKSILVTGSPEAFGGIGKNVEEGQTPSMIDTQLYLMTLADKKVRPLTKDFNPNVQSVDWSKADGNIYFTAEDKDCMHLFQLNPKSGKFTLFKTPEENIKSFSVASSATEMAFSGQSVSNADRLYKMNLKAQKSQLVDDLSARLLKNIELGECKAWNFVNSRGDTLCCRYYLPPHFDASKKYPMVVNYYGGCSPTTRMFQSRYPHHVYAAMGYVVLVVNPSGATGFGQKFSARHVDTAGEGVAEDIISSTQAFCDEHSFVNRKKIGCIGASYGGFMTQYLQTKTNLFAAAISHAGISDHTSYWGEGYWGYSYSEVSMANEYPWTNKHLFVDQSPLYNADKIHTPLLFVHGTADNNVPVGESIQLYTALKLLGRPTAMVLVDGQDHHIIDYEKRLKWQDTIFAWFAKWLQDDGSWWKEMYGEEKM, translated from the coding sequence ATGATGAAAACAACAACCTTGAGCCTCAAGGCTCTTACTTTTAGCGCTGCTCTCTGTGCTTCGCTCGGCTTGTCGCTTTCTGCGAATGCCGAGACCATCGAAGTGCAGAAGCTGAAGCATGCCGGCCCTTATCCTGTGGCTACCCCTTGGATGGCGGATAGCGTAAATGTGAAGGGGGAGAAATTTTCGATGGAGGGTGTGCTTGACTCTCCACTTTCGTTTACTTTATTGAATAATGGAAAAGAGGTGGCTGCATCCCAGCTTCTGGCGGATAGCAAGCAGAATGCAATTCACCTGGCTTCTTTCACCGTATCAAATATCAGCCGTACCAAGGTTACCATCGAGGTGAAGGGTTTGAAGCAATATCGCCTCTTCGTTGATGGAGAGCAGGTGACCGTGAATGGTGGCAAGGCAGAAACTACCTTGATGCCATCTAGTCATACAGTGGTGATCAAGTACCTCACTGAATCATCTGACAAGGATTTCAAGATCAGCATTTCCGCAGCCGATGGCAAGCAGCTCAGCGTAGGAGAATCTGCTGCCAGCACCAAGCGCGCATTCAATATATACGATGTGATCTGCATGCCTAACTATGCAAGTGTTCAGATGTCGCCAAACGGCAAGTTTATGATAGTGCGCAAGACTTGGGTAGATAGACAGGGCAAGAATCATAGCATCAACGAATTGCGAAACAGTCAGACCAACAAGGTGGTAGCTTCTTTCGAAGAGGGCGTAAGATGGATGCCTCGTACCAACAAGATGTACTTTACCCAGAAGGCGAGCGACAGCTCTATTGCCGGCGAAGGCAAGGCAGATGGCGAGCTGCAGCTCATCACCATCAATCCGCTCAATATGGATCGCGAAGTGTTGGCTGCCAATATTCCAGACGGATGGTTCCAGTTTACTCCCGATGAGAAGACGCTTATCTACACTCTTTATACCGAGGGCAGAAAGAAAGATGCGCAGGTGTATGATGTGAAGGAGCCTGATGACCGTCAACCAGGATGGCGAAGCCGTAGCTATCTTGCCAAGTTTGATTTGGCGTCGGGTGTTCTCCAGCCGCTCACTTTCGGCTATCACAACGTCTATCTCAGCGATATTTCTGCAGATTCCCGCTATCTGCTCATCGGCAAGAGTGAAGAACGCCTTACCAAGCGTCCTACCACTCTTAATTCCTACTATCGTCTTAATCTCAATGATATGAGTGTGGAGACTTTGATAGAGAAGGGGGAGTTTCTGAATGGCGCCCAGTTCTCGCCAGATGGTAAGAGCATTCTCGTTACGGGTTCGCCTGAGGCATTCGGTGGTATCGGAAAGAATGTAGAGGAGGGACAGACACCAAGTATGATTGATACCCAGCTCTATCTGATGACTCTTGCGGATAAGAAGGTTCGTCCGCTGACCAAGGATTTCAATCCGAACGTGCAGAGTGTGGATTGGAGTAAGGCAGATGGCAACATCTACTTCACGGCAGAAGATAAGGATTGCATGCATCTCTTCCAGCTCAATCCGAAATCAGGCAAGTTTACATTGTTCAAGACTCCAGAGGAGAACATCAAGAGCTTCTCTGTTGCATCATCTGCTACGGAAATGGCGTTCTCCGGACAGAGCGTATCCAATGCCGACCGACTCTACAAGATGAATCTGAAGGCGCAGAAGTCTCAGCTTGTTGATGATCTCAGTGCCCGTTTGTTGAAGAATATCGAGTTGGGCGAGTGCAAGGCTTGGAATTTCGTGAACTCTCGTGGCGACACGCTTTGCTGCCGTTACTATCTGCCACCTCATTTCGATGCTTCCAAGAAGTATCCGATGGTAGTGAATTACTATGGCGGATGTAGTCCTACTACCCGAATGTTCCAGAGCCGCTATCCTCATCATGTATATGCTGCGATGGGTTATGTGGTGCTGGTAGTGAATCCGAGCGGAGCTACTGGTTTCGGTCAGAAGTTCTCTGCCCGTCATGTGGATACTGCGGGCGAGGGTGTGGCTGAGGATATTATCTCCAGCACCCAGGCTTTCTGCGATGAGCATAGTTTTGTGAACAGAAAGAAGATAGGTTGCATCGGTGCCAGCTATGGTGGTTTCATGACGCAGTATCTTCAGACCAAGACCAATCTCTTTGCTGCTGCCATCTCTCATGCCGGCATCAGCGACCACACCAGCTATTGGGGTGAAGGTTATTGGGGCTACAGTTACAGCGAGGTTTCCATGGCTAACGAGTATCCTTGGACCAACAAGCATCTCTTCGTAGATCAGAGTCCGCTTTATAATGCAGATAAGATTCATACACCATTGCTTTTTGTTCACGGAACTGCCGATAACAATGTGCCTGTGGGCGAGAGTATTCAGCTCTATACGGCATTGAAACTCCTCGGTCGTCCTACGGCGATGGTATTGGTAGATGGTCAGGACCATCACATCATCGATTATGAGAAGCGCCTCAAGTGGCAGGATACCATCTTTGCCTGGTTCGCCAAGTGGCTGCAGGATGATGGCAGCTGGTGGAAGGAAATGTATGGTGAGGAAAAAATGTAG